Genomic window (Leptospira kirschneri serovar Cynopteri str. 3522 CT):
GAATTGAAGGAAAAAGTTTTCCATCGTATGTTTTCAATAATTGAAGAATGGATTCGATTCCTGCTTCCGTGATTTTATCCATCAAAGTTCCTGTGTTGTCTTCCGGAACGATTTCAATTTCTTTCGTTAAAAGAATATCTCCTTCGTCCATTTTTTCTCCAATGTATTGAATCGTGATTCCGGTTTTAGTATAACCTTTCCAAAGCGCGGTTTGCACGGGAGACGCTCCACGTAGATCCGGCAATAAAGATCCGTGTAAGTTGATCGAAGTCAAAGTAGAATGTGCATATACTTCTTTGGGAAGAATGGATCCATAAGCAAAAACCACATAGAGATCTGCGGGAAATAAACCAAAATCGGAGAGAGCTTTTTCTTTTTCTTTTTTGATAGATTCGTATTGAAATACTGGAAGGTTATATTCGAGAGCTTTCTTTTTTACTGGACCGGCTTCGGGAATTTTACTCCTGCCCTTGGGACGATCCGGATTGGTAACTACAAATAATACTTCTGCAAGTTTAGAATTGATGATAGCTTCTAAAAGTTTTGCGGAATGCTCCGGGGTTCCAAAATATCCGATTTTCATGTTACAGAGTTTCCTAAAAAATATATTTTATTTTCTCCAAAAAAATAAGCTGTAAGATTTCTGTCCCTATCGAGCTATCAGAGAAATAACCGCAGAGAGACTCTTTGTGAAACAAAGATAGGGCAGATTCTTATACCAAATCCAAAGGATCAAAGTCTATTTCTAAATACACTTTTTTAGATAGTTTCAAAGGGCGAATTTCTTTTTTAAAAATTTCTCTCCAAACGTTCGGCGAAGAAGTTTTGAGAATAATATGATTTCTAAAATTAGAATCGATTCTGTAAAAAGGACAAGGAGCCGGTCCGAGTAGAATCGTATCTTTGGAAGGGAAGAATTTTTTTAGAATCCCGAATACTAACTCGATTGTTTCGAGTGAAATCTGTTCGTCCTTAGAACGGGAAACGACCCGAACCAGTCTAGAAAATGGAGGATAAAAAAGTTCCTTTCGAACTGGAATTTCAGATTCATAAAATTGAATATAGTTTTGGTTCATTGCCATTTGAATGACCGGATGGTTAGGTGCGTTAGTTTCTATCAACACTTCCCCTTTTAATTTAGAACGTCCCGCCCTTCCGGCCACTTGAGTCAAAAGAGAAAATACTCTTTCGTTGGCTCTAAAATCCGGAAGTCCAAGTCCGATTCCCGCGTTTAAAACACCGACTAACGTAACCCTAGAAGCGTCCAATCCTTTTGCAATCATCTGAGTTCCGGTAAGAATGTCTATTTCTCCTTCTAGAAGACGAGATATGACTTCGTTTAATAAACTACGATCTTGAATAGAATCTTGATCGAGTCTTTCTACCCTAGTTTGTGGAAACGCTTCCAAAAGATTTTCTTCTAGTTTCTGCGTTCCGGTTCCTTTGAGTGTTAGATTTTCCCCCATTTTTTTTTCCAAGGAATCTAAAGTTTCCGTATGTCCACAGAGATGACAAATTGTGGTTCCCTTTTTATGATAACAAAGATTAGTCGTACAGTTTGGACAAGGCACATAAGAAGAAGTAGACGGAGAATAGATCAGAGGGCTATAACCTCTTCTGTTTAAAAGTAGAATGATCTGTTCTTTTTTCTCCAATCTTCGTTTGATCGCAAAGGAAAGTTCTGAGCTAAGAACGTTAGACTCCTTTTGATTCTCCACAATTCGAACCGTAGGTGGTAACACTCCTTGAGGCCTTTTAGTCAAAGTATGAAGGTGAATTTTCTCCTCTTTGGCGAGATGATAAATTTCTAAGGAAGGCGTCGCCGTTCCCATCACAAGAACCGCCTCGTTAGTCCTACATCTCTGTAAGGCGATTTGCCTTGCGTGGTAACGTGGACTAGAATGTTCTTTAAAAGAAGAATCATGATCCTCGTCTATAATCACAAGTCCTAAGTTAGAAACAGGCGCAAATACAGCGCTTCTAGTTCCAACGGCGATTCTTTTTTTACCTGTGAGAAGTTCATTATATGCCTTGAATTTTTCGGAAACCTTTAGAGCCGAA
Coding sequences:
- the priA gene encoding replication restart helicase PriA; this translates as MIYYAEVAFDLPIEEDTFTYEAPPNTQIGVRVLVKLRNREEEGIIVSIHQNEPNYKVFQIEKIIDKTPIVLQEQIDLAHWMKDQYIASLGECIYKMIPAGRRQVKLETFPSDAEGKPVILNEEQQVATQNILSTFGTAAVHLLFGITGSGKTEVYIHLIQKVLETPNRSVILLVPEISLTFHIIRKLELIFPGQLAVLHSALKVSEKFKAYNELLTGKKRIAVGTRSAVFAPVSNLGLVIIDEDHDSSFKEHSSPRYHARQIALQRCRTNEAVLVMGTATPSLEIYHLAKEEKIHLHTLTKRPQGVLPPTVRIVENQKESNVLSSELSFAIKRRLEKKEQIILLLNRRGYSPLIYSPSTSSYVPCPNCTTNLCYHKKGTTICHLCGHTETLDSLEKKMGENLTLKGTGTQKLEENLLEAFPQTRVERLDQDSIQDRSLLNEVISRLLEGEIDILTGTQMIAKGLDASRVTLVGVLNAGIGLGLPDFRANERVFSLLTQVAGRAGRSKLKGEVLIETNAPNHPVIQMAMNQNYIQFYESEIPVRKELFYPPFSRLVRVVSRSKDEQISLETIELVFGILKKFFPSKDTILLGPAPCPFYRIDSNFRNHIILKTSSPNVWREIFKKEIRPLKLSKKVYLEIDFDPLDLV
- the fmt gene encoding methionyl-tRNA formyltransferase — translated: MKIGYFGTPEHSAKLLEAIINSKLAEVLFVVTNPDRPKGRSKIPEAGPVKKKALEYNLPVFQYESIKKEKEKALSDFGLFPADLYVVFAYGSILPKEVYAHSTLTSINLHGSLLPDLRGASPVQTALWKGYTKTGITIQYIGEKMDEGDILLTKEIEIVPEDNTGTLMDKITEAGIESILQLLKTYDGKLFPSIPQAHDKATYCGKIKSEDRILDWSLKAEELHNRIRALYPDMIATTTFREKRMNILKAKPSSLSIETNPTPGKLKRLDKKCLLTQCGDGRFLEILELQPENKNRMTASDFINGFRIQEGETFG